GTCCGGGGCGATCGACGGGCAAAGCATTGTAGCGCCAGCGCGTTATCCGGCTATCGCGCGGAGAGAGGTAAAAGCTAAAGCCTCCGCCCGTATTGGAAATCAAACCATTGTATCGGCCGTTTGAAATGTAGTTAACCCATGGCAGCGGCGTATCGGGCCGTTTGATGACAAATTCCTTTTTATCTTCCGAAAACGCTCCGTAACGCTTCACGCTTCCGTCCTTTCCTGAGTTATCCTTTTTCCTGCTTGTTTTTGAGTCATTTGCGCAACGCCCCAGTCGAGCGCCTTTTTCACCGCATCAAGCTCCGCTCCGCCCACATAAATACGGGCCAGCGGTTCGGTTTGCGATACTCTGAAAAGCGCCCAGGTTCCGTTCTCCAGATAGAGTTTTAATCCGTCTTTCAGCGCAACCTTTTCAACTGGCATGCCGGCCACGCGTTGCGGCGGTTGCGTCCTTAAGCGTAGTAAGTTAGCCTTTAGCAGTTCCGGTTCCCCGTAAAAATCTTTGCGCAAATAGTGAAACGGGCCAAATCTCTGACGCAAATCGTTCACCAGCGCAGAAATGGGGGCCTGATAATATCCCAACATTTCAAGCGCCAATAACAGCGTCAAAATGCCGTCCCGTTCCGGCAGATGTTTCCCGAATCCAAATCCGCCGCTCTCTTCGGCGCCGATCAGAATTTCTTGTTTTAACATGACTTCACACACATTTTTAAAGCCCACCGGCACTTCAACGCTCGACTTTCCATAGCGGGCCATTAAACGATCGATGGTGTGGTGCATGGATGTGGTGCGCACAATATTGCCATCCCATCCACGGATTTTGAAGAGATACTCTGCTAACAACGGCAACAAATCATGGAGCTGGACAAACTGCCCCTTTTCATCCAGCAATGCGCAACGATCGGCGTCGCCGTCGGTGGCCAGGCCTATTGCAAAAGGTCCCCGGGCGATCAGCCGACTTAGTTCGCTCAGATTGCGGGCCACCGGCTCCGGCGGCGTACGGTTAAAAAGCGGATTTTCTTCGCCATGCAGGATTTGCGCCTGTAAATTGAAGGCCTCAAAAAAATGGGACAAAAATCCCATGCCGCAGCCAAACATGGCGTCGTACGCCATCTTCTTTTTAAAAGAAGCAAGCGACTGCGGATTAAGCAAGGTTTTTATCTGCCGAAAATAATCTCCAACAATGTCAACTTCCTGCAAATTCTTTTTAACGCGCAACGGATCGATTTTCGGCGAACGAGCATCCAGGCGTTTTTCGATCTGCTGCGTAAAATCGTTAAGCACCGGCCCGCCGTATGCAGCCTTAAACTTGATGCCATTGTAAAAATAAGGATTGTGGCTGGCGGTGATCATTACGCCGGCATTGAACTTCAACTGTTTAACGGCAAACGAAAGCGCCGGAGTGGGGGTAAATTTTTTGCTCAATGCCACAGGAATATCGTAACTGGCAACAACTTCCGCAAAATAGCGCGCGAAGCGCTCCGATAGAAAACGCGTATCAAAAGAGACGACCACGCCGTTTAAGCGTTCCGAAGTCTCAATCAAAAAACGACTAAAGGCGTCAGCCACGCGACCCACATTATCAAAGGTAAATTCTCTGGCCAACACCGCTCTCCAGCCATCCGTTCCGAATCGAATCACTTGCGCCAACACTCCTGTCATCTGAAAAAAAAGATTAAAAATATGCCGGTGCGAAAAACTCGCACCGGCATAAGAGGAATGAGATTAATTCGAGTTCGATTATTTCATTAAGACCATCTTTTTGGTGGCGACGAATTTACCGGCTTTAACGCGATAGAAATAAACGCCGGAAGCCAGGCCGGTACCATCAATTTCAAAGCGATGGATACCTGCCGGCAGTTCGCCATCAAATACTTTTTTAACCTTCTGCCCCAGGGTGTTGAATACTTCGACTTCAACTTTTTCTGCCTTTGGCAAAGCCAGATCGATCCTGGTAGTAGGATTGAAGGGGTTCGGGTAGTTCTGGCTCAGCTCATAGCGAACCGGAAGTTTATCGCTGTTCGAGGCAATGGCCGTGAGCGTATCGGTAAGCGTCACATTATCAATCTGCCAGTTGTCGCCGCCCACATTGGGATTATTCGGATCGCCGAAGTTTTTAACCATAAAGGCAATGTAAACATAGTCGCCCTGGAACTGGCTCAGGTCGATGGATTTCATCTGCCAGGAATCATAGAATTCGCTTTCCGGATAGCTTTCCACCAGCACAAAATCTTCCGGATTATCTTGCGATGCGGTAGAGACCAGAATGTTTAATTCTGAGCCAAAGTCGTTGGCCGCGTTGTTCCAGTCGTCCTTTGCCATAAAGGTAAAGTATTTGAGATCGGTATTCAGGCTGATAGCCGGAGTAACCAGCCAGCAACGTGATTTGGTGTTGTAATTGGGCATATAGGCGTTCTTTTCGCCTTCAAACGGATTGTAATCGCTCACGCGCCAGGCCGGCGTCGGATCGCCTACTTCAACGCTATCGGCAAAGGTCAGCCAGCCGTCCGGTATCTGGCCTTCTGGCGTGGTTTCAAATCCTTCGTTCAATTCGACAATCATACGCACGTCTTTAATGGCATCGGGTACAACCACATCAAAACTGTAAGCCGAAATACCATTGTTGGTGATCAATTCGATGAGCATGTTATCCACGCTGTTGTAAACGGCCAATCCGGTGCCATTTAAATTCACATTGGTGGCGTAATCTTCTGTGGGCGCTTCAAGCATGTTAAAATCGGCGCACAAATTGTCTCCCGGCTCGCCAAGCAATTCGATGACGGTTGTTCCGGAGCTGAGAGCATTGGTGATGCCAATAAAACGCCGTACGTTATCGCCCGGAACCTTTACTTCAAAGTAATTAATGCTGGTGCCGGAAGGAATGACATCGGTGTCAAAGGTGTAGAGCACGGTTCCGTCACGTTTAATGTAACGCGGCGGGGTTGTGCCGTTAATGAACAGGTAATTGCCCGCGTCGTCAACCGGAGCGATGCCAAAGCGACCTGCGCCAGGTTCTGACAGCGGAATATCGTCTCCTCGACTCCAGGTTTCGCCATCGGTGGTAACCAGTGTATGGATTTTTTCGTTGTTAGAACCAGACCAGTAAACCGTCAGATTTTTACCCGTTCCGGAAACGGCAACCACATCGCCCACGCGACCGCCCAGGTCGTCAAAGGTGCCGTCAAAAATCATCTGCGGCGCGGCTTTTTCATTTTTGTAGTAATAAAGTCGTGCGATTTGTCCGCCCCAGGCAGCCAGATTGCTAACGATGATTTGTCCGTCTTTGGTGCAGGCAATGGTGTTAATCGGATACGTTCCTCCGCCAATGCCTTCGGTGTTCAGCGTGCCGATGGTGTCCCCTGTGGCCGCATCCAGAATGTACACAAATACGCCGCCTACACGGCTGACCACGTACAGATGATTATTCAGGCGGTTGTAAGCCATGCCGCGCACCATATTTTCTGCCAAGTCTTTCTGATAGAACCAGGAAGCGTTAGCAGAGTCGGCGTGAATGCGCCATACCAGCGGGAACAGCTCATAACCGCTACCTTTAAGTTCCACCTTGTAGGTGCCAAAATTCAGGTGAATGCTCAGCACATCCATCACTTCTTCTTCTGCCATGGGCATAAACGTCACCGGAATTTCAAGCGAATCGCCGGCTGCAATGGTGGTATCGCTCATCAGCGAAGATTTGAAGTAAGGCGAGGTAAAGGTTAAAGAATCCAGCGTAAAATCACTGTCGCTGATGTTCTTAATGAACAACGACATGGTATTTTGTCCGTTTATAGCCACAGAGCCAAAATCGATCATATAAGCCGAAAGCTGTACCACCAGGTCTTCGAAATCGCTGCGTAA
This sequence is a window from Caldithrix abyssi DSM 13497. Protein-coding genes within it:
- a CDS encoding phosphoglucomutase/phosphomannomutase alpha/beta/alpha domain I, producing the protein MIRFGTDGWRAVLAREFTFDNVGRVADAFSRFLIETSERLNGVVVSFDTRFLSERFARYFAEVVASYDIPVALSKKFTPTPALSFAVKQLKFNAGVMITASHNPYFYNGIKFKAAYGGPVLNDFTQQIEKRLDARSPKIDPLRVKKNLQEVDIVGDYFRQIKTLLNPQSLASFKKKMAYDAMFGCGMGFLSHFFEAFNLQAQILHGEENPLFNRTPPEPVARNLSELSRLIARGPFAIGLATDGDADRCALLDEKGQFVQLHDLLPLLAEYLFKIRGWDGNIVRTTSMHHTIDRLMARYGKSSVEVPVGFKNVCEVMLKQEILIGAEESGGFGFGKHLPERDGILTLLLALEMLGYYQAPISALVNDLRQRFGPFHYLRKDFYGEPELLKANLLRLRTQPPQRVAGMPVEKVALKDGLKLYLENGTWALFRVSQTEPLARIYVGGAELDAVKKALDWGVAQMTQKQAGKRITQERTEA